The following proteins are encoded in a genomic region of Pyrus communis chromosome 11, drPyrComm1.1, whole genome shotgun sequence:
- the LOC137708563 gene encoding disease resistance protein RPV1-like has protein sequence MDAFRDSSSSSYRGSYHAFLSFRGPDTRKGFTDHLYGALEREGIHTFRDDDEIKRGENIESELDKAIQESQVSIIVFSKDYASSRWCLNELLKIVERRNTDRRHVVLPVFYDVDPSDVRNQRGSFAEAFARHEERFSTEMDKVEQWRRALGDVASLAGMVLGDRYEGQFIQDIVEEIRNKLDHAALDVAPFSIGMDYRVQRLNMWLQDRSNDVGLAVICGMGGIGKSTIAKAAYNRNFDRFQGGSFLADIRESSEQPSGFVGLQRKLLSDIQKGKAKKVYNMDEGTIRIKQAVGYKKVLIVLDDVSNRDQLNAILGMREWLHPGSKIIITTRHEHLLNAHDVFEKFMVPQLNEYESLELFSWHAFRQSHPEEGYMELSRHVVQHCGGLPLALQVLGSSLSGKSVEVWQSALQKLDVIPNDKIQKVLRISFDSLQDDHDKNLFLHIASFFTGKKMDYTSTVLDGLEFCTRIGIENLVDRCLVKIQWPNRLAMHQLVRNMAMEIIREESPDDPGKRSRVLQKDASNILRKLSGTEKIKGLMLNLASKGSFVGCHKKRCNDEDYDGNCSRRRRLSFFAWKPISFSSTNSASASNETDFEAEAFRRMHNLELLMLNNVNVRGSYEEFPKSLICLSWRGFHLKSVPENFYLENLVVLDMRNSSLQHVWNGIRFLPRLKILNLSHSHGLRTTPDFSGLPNLERLILEHCINLVEVDESVRFLEKLVVLNLEGCKNLMKLPKLRSIQDLILSGCSKLVLGANTTATTDHLQSTACEMKKLNLSSPKSWYSIWSWVSLRKNIESSSFSLASLPHSLTSLRLDCCNLSEIPSALTMLPSLEYLYLNCNPFTSLPESMNNLVKLLTLAVEGCTNLTMLPQLPHGLKQLNAIGCTSLKRITNLPNLHISPATPPPPFYGDIRDSHYSRFENVLLNSELWYCGKLVDVFSLFRTLTLSSVDIKVLKDVDLFDLKPNGGIEVQRNNYCASRRSKGTYECAIYSIFLHESKIPDRFNYRSMGNTVFSIIVPSQPNIKIVGVNACVLYAPQSDRSREHFPSIQLRNETKGIMWGFLRAHKVEWKMMNEDMLWLTHWIMGNNELECGDEVCFKIKEQDDLLAKEIGVQFVYEQQNKDKEDVPSSSEDTTIQRERLPRNMRGKGTVGWIRPRMRGKDCLRKNKSMPTVVCNVCWYLKNHEVIDLENDSRMTP, from the exons ATGGATGCTTTCCGagattcttcttcctcctcttacCGGGGTTCCTATCATGCCTTCTTGAGTTTCAGAGGCCCGGACACGCGCAAGGGCTTTACTGATCACCTCTATGGAGCCTTGGAGCGAGAAGGAATCCACACGTTTAGAGACGATGATGAAATCAAGAGAGGGGAGAATATTGAGTCGGAGTTAGACAAGGCTATACAGGAGTCACAAGTATCGATAATTGTCTTCTCCAAGGACTACGCTTCCTCAAGGTGGTGTTTGAACGAACTTCTGAAGATCGTGGAACGTAGAAATACTGATCGTAGACATGTGGTTCTGCCAGTTTTCTATGATGTGGATCCATCCGATGTCAGGAACCAGAGAGGTTCTTTTGCTGAAGCATTTGCCAGACATGAGGAGCGATTCAGTACGGAGATGGACAAGGTGGAGCAGTGGAGAAGAGCTCTTGGAGATGTTGCATCTTTGGCAGGCATGGTTTTAGGAGATCG GTATGAGGGGCAGTTCATCCAAGATATTGTTGAAGAGATTAGAAATAAACTGGATCACGCAGCTTTAGACGTTGCTCCCTTTTCAATTGGAATGGATTATCGTGTGCAACGCCTAAACATGTGGTTACAAGATCGATCAAATGATGTTGGTCTAGCTGTCATCTGTGGGATGGGTGGAATTGGCAAGAGCACTATCGCGAAAGCCGCTTATAACCGCAACTTTGATAGATTTCAAGGTGGCAGCTTTCTTGCAGATATACGAGAATCTTCAGAACAACCCAGTGGTTTTGTTGgcttgcaaagaaaacttctttCAGATATCCAAAAGGGGAAAGCAAAGAAAGTATACAATATGGATGAAGGAACAATCAGGATCAAACAAGCCGTGGGCTATAAAAAAGTTCTtattgttcttgatgatgtgagCAACCGAGATCAACTCAATGCAATTCTTGGAATGCGAGAGTGGCTTCATCCAGGAAGTAAAATTATCATAACAACTCGACATGAACATTTGTTAAATGCTCACGATGTTTTTGAAAAGTTCATGGTTCCACAACTGAATGAGTACGAATCACTTGAGCTTTTCAGTTGGCATGCCTTCAGACAATCCCATCCAGAAGAAGGTTACATGGAGCTTTCAAGACATGTGGTACAGCACTGTGGAGGGCTTCCATTAGCTCTTCAAGTTCTGGGATCTTCTCTATCCGGAAAAAGTGTAGAAGTATGGCAAAGTGCATTGCAGAAGTTAGACGTGATCCCTAATGACAAAATTCAAAAAGTTCTGAGGATAAGTTTTGATTCTTTACAAGATGATCATGACAAAAATTTATTCCTTCACATAGCCAGTTTCTTCACAGGAAAGAAGATGGATTATACGAGTACAGTGTTGGACGGCTTAGAGTTTTGCACAAGGATTGGGATTGAAAATCTAGTTGACAGATGCCTAGTGAAAATTCAATGGCCGAACAGGTTGGCCATGCATCAATTGGTGAGAAACATGGCAATGGAAATTATTCGTGAAGAATCACCTGATGACCCCGGAAAACGTAGTAGAGTGTTGCAGAAAGATGCCTCTaatattttaagaaaattaagt GGTACGGAAAAAATTAAGGGCCTCATGCTCAACCTTGCTAGCAAAGGATCGTTTGTTGGATGTCATAAAAAACGATGCAACGATGAAGATTATGATGGAAATTGTTCAAGACGACGTCGGCTTAGTTTCTTCGCTTGGAAGCCAATTAGCTTTTCATCCACAAACTCAGCTTCTGCATCAAATGAGACAGATTTCGAAGCTGAGGCGTTTAGAAGGATGCACAATCTTGAACTTCTCATGCTCAACAACGTCAACGTCAGGGGAAGCTACGAAGAATTTCCAAAAAGTTTAATATGTTTATCTTGGAGAGGATTCCACTTAAAATCAGTACcagaaaatttttatttggaaAACCTGGTTGTTCTTGACATGCGAAATAGTAGCCTACAACATGTTTGGAATGGGATCAGG TTTCTTCCGAGGCTGAAAATTCTTAATCTCAGTCATTCGCATGGCCTTAGGACAACCCCCGACTTCTCAGGACTCCCTAACCTTGAGAGATTGATTCTTGAACATTGCATAAATTTGGTTGAGGTTGATGAGTCCGTCAGATTCCTAGAGAAACTTGTTGTTTTGAATCTAGAAGGCTGCAAAAATCTCATGAAGCTTCCAAAATTGAGATCTATTCAGGATCTTATTCTTTCTGGTTGCTCAAAGCTTGTGCTTGGTGCCAATACGACTGCCACAACTGATCACTTACAATCTACAGCTTGTGAAATGAAGAAACTCAATCTGTCATCACCGAAATCATGGTATTCAATCTGGTCGTGGGTGTCGCTGAGAAAAAATATTGAATCAAGCAGTTTCTCATTGGCAAGTTTACCGCATTCCTTAACAAGTTTACGTCTGGATTGCTGCAATCTATCAGAGATTCCGAGTGCCCTTACTATGCTGCCTTCATTAGAGTACTTGTATCTGAATTGCAATCCATTTACAAGCCTACCAGAGAGCATGAACAATCTTGTTAAGCTTCTCACTCTTGCAGTAGAAGGTTGCACAAACCTCACAATGCTTCCACAGCTCCCACATGGTTTGAAACAATTGAATGCTATAGGTTGCACATCATTGAAAAGAATAACAAATTTACCGAACTTGCACATATCACCGGCCACGCCCCCACCTCCCTTCTATGGCGACATAAGGGACTCACATTATTCAAGGTTTGAGAACGTATTATTGAACTCAGAGTTATGGTATTGTGGGAAACTAGTTGATGTTTTTAGCTTGTTCCGTACACTAACATTGAGCAGCGTTGACATAAAAGTCCTCAAAGATGTCGATCTATTCGATTTGAAACCCAACGGTGGCATTGAGGTCCAAAGGAACAACTATTGTGCAAGTAGGCGCTCcaag GGAACTTATGAATGCGCCATATATAGCATTTTTCTCCATGAGAGCAAGATTCCAGATCGGTTCAATTACAGGAGCATGGGTAACACTGTTTTCTCTATTATTGTTCCTTCACAGCCTAATATCAAGATCGTaggtgtaaatgcatgtgtaTTGTATGCCCCGCAATCGGATCGAAGCCGTGAGCATTTCCCTTCGATTCAACTTAGGAATGAGACAAAGGGCATTATGTGGGGATTTTTGCGGGCGCATAAGGTTGAATGGAAAATGATGAACGAAGATATGTTATGGCTAACCCATTGGATTATGGGGAACAATGAATTGGAATGCGGGGACGAAGTGtgttttaaaatcaaagagCAAGACGATTTACTCGCAAAGGAGATTGGAGTCCAGTTTGTGTACGAGCAGCAAAATAAGGATAAGGAGGATGTCCCATCAAGTAGTGAAGATACAACGATCCAACGCGAAAGATTGCCTCGTAACATGCGAGGGAAAGGCACAGTCGGTTGGATACGGCCCCGCATGCGAGGGAAAGATTGCCTCCGCAAGAATAAATCTATGCCAACTGTCGTCTGCAATGTTTGTTGGTATCTCAAAAACCATGAAGTGATCGATCTTGAGAATGACTCCCGCATGACcccatag